Part of the Candidatus Zixiibacteriota bacterium genome is shown below.
GGAGCCGGGGGCGGGTTCCGACGTCGTCGGCATACAGACGACGGCTGTTCGCGACGGTGATCATTACATCCTGAACGGCGAAAAAATGTGGATCTCACTGGCGACGGCGGCCGACTTTTTCCTGACCTTCGCATGGACGGACCTGGAGAAGAAACGCCGACGCGATCACAGCGGCATTTCGGCGTTCATCCTCGAAAAAGGCATGGACGGGCTGACCACCAGCAAGATCGAGGGAAAGCTGGGCGTGCGGTCGGGCGACACGGGGTCGTACGCGATGCAGGACGTCCGCGTGCCGTCGGCCAACCTCGTGCACAAGGAAGGGGCCGGGTTTAAGATTGCGATGTTCTGCCTCGATCAGGGGCGCTACACGGTGGCGGCGGGATCGTGCGGGCTTATTCGCGCGTGCCGGGACGCCTGCGTGGGCTACGCTCATCAGCGCAAGACCTTTGGCGTAGAGATCGCCGAACATCAGTTGGTCAAGCAGATGATCGCCAACATGGAAGCCGGGTACGAGTACAGCACCTACCTGTGGATGAAAGCAGGCTGGCTCAAAAACCAGGGCAAGCGCTCGACCAAAGCGACTTCGCTGGCCAAGTGGATCGCCTGCCGAGAGGCCGAAGAAGCCGCCGCCAACGCCGTCCAGGTGTTCGGGGCCTACGGCTTCTCCGATGAGTACCCGGTGGAGCGGTTCTATCGCAACGCCAAGGGCGCGTCGATTTACGAAGGCACTCGCGAGGTCCACACGCTGATGCAGGCCGACTACGCGCTCGGCTCACGGCAGGACACGGAGCTCGAGCGGGATCTGCCGAGGGTGGAGCAGTAGGTTTCAGATTCTATGGCGTGTGGCCGTGACTTCAGTCACGGTTCGCACGCCTGTCGCAATTGAGTGCCGATGACCGCGCCTGATTTCTCGACCACAAGCTCTATCATCCTCAATAACATCACATAGCCCCCCACAGTACCGTATCAACACACACGGTAGAAACGAACTTTTTCGTTGTACAAGTCTGATCACGCGTGACTTACAGCGAAATAGGTTCGTTTTGTCGTTTTCCGAGGAGTGCGATTCTTCCCCTCTCCCTCGACGGGCGGTCGGAACCGCCCAGTTTTTTGATAAGGCGGGGGCAAGGGTCGCCCACAGCTTGGGGCTTGTTGAGAAAGCCAATATGAGTGCTGTCAGGCGACCCCGCCTGACAGCCCTCGTGCGTGGAGTACGTCCCAGTGCGCCACGCGAACCGCTGAGCTAATTCCCCCTCACATTTTCACTACAGCCTCGATGGTAAAAACGGCGCGGCCCCTATAGTAGACGATGGAGCCAATGAGAATGCAATCGATGCGACCGAAAATCGACCGACGATCATCCGGCTGCGACACTGGAGGAGTCTCTCAGTCAACGCAATACGACTGCATCGGAGAAGAACAGTCCAAAATGGGGGCCCCCATAAAATGACAAAACGAACCTATTTCCCCGTAACGCTCACGCAACCACGCTTGTACAATGATTTTTCTGTTCTCTCGCGTGTGCGGAGTGGATCACATGTCGCAGCGGTGCGTCATGTGGTGACGGTTTGGATGGCTGGGTTCCGCGGCGCACGGGGACGTACGCCACGCACGGATCAAAGATAGACTCCCGCCCACGCGGGAGTGACACGCCTGCAGCGTGTCGTCAATGGCGAGGTCGAGGCACGAGGACGTACCCCACGCACGCCACTCAAAGGGCTGTCAGGCGGGGTCGCCTGACAGCACACAATGCCCCTTGCTTCGATACGACTGTCGGGCGGGGTCGCCGGACAGCACGGCGTAGTCCCTACTTCGTGTTTACACCCAGCTTGCGGCCGATGAAAGCGTCGAGCGACAGTTTGCCCGGACCGGTCAGCAACAACAGGACGTAGGCGGACAGAAACAGCAGGGGAAGCTCCTGTTTCCCGAACGGGTCATCGGCATGGACGATCAGCGCCGCGGTCGACATTGTCACGATCAGCGGGATAACGGCCGCCCGAGTCATAAGGCCGAGGATAACGGCCAACGAGCACACAAACTCGGCGAAAGCGGCCAGGACCAGCGACGTGCCCGGACCAAGCCCGAGCGGATCGCCAAATTGCATATTGCCGGCTAGGACCCGGCCGACCTTGCCGTATCCGTGGCCGATAATCATGAGCAGTCCGACGCCAAGCCGAAGTAACAGCAGTCCCCAGTCGGCGGCGGGCGAGACAAGGCCGGTCCTGAACAAAAGATTCTTCATCGGTCGCTCCCTGTTGTGGTGTTGACGCCCGTCCGGGCGCCGTCGGTTCGAGGCTTCCTCAGTGAAACACCCGCAGGTCGGGCAGAGTTCATCGACAGTCTGAAGACACGCTGGGCGAGGCCAGGTTAAATAAACGTAGTCGCCCTTCAAGGAGCTCAGGGTGAGGTGCGCTGAAGGTTGGGGTGACAGGAAAAACGGCTCAGAGAATTCTGAGCCGTTCGGCAGTTCTGTCTCCGTGCAACCGTCGGACGCCCGTCCGGTTGCGGCCATCGTGTCGGCTACTCGACCGTCACGCTCTTGGCGAGATTGCGCGGCTGGTCGACATGGCATCCCCGCATCACCGCGATATGATACGCCAGCAGCTGCAGCGGTATCACGGACAAGAGCGGCGTGAGCAGACGGTGCGTGTGCGGGAGGTAGATGACATGGTTGACGCGCTGGGCGATCTCGGTATCGCCTTCGGTGGCGATTGCGATCACGCGTCCGTTGCGGGCGCGCACTTCGGCGATATTGGACATCACCTTGTCGTAGACCGGGTCTTTCATGGCGATAACGACGACCGGCATGTTTTCATCGATCAGGGCGATCGGCCCGTGTTTCATTTCAGCGGCCGGGTACCCCTCGGCATGGATATACGAGATTTCCTTGAGCTTGAGGGCGCCCTCGAGAGCGACCGGGAAGTTGATCCCCCGGCCGAGGTAAAGGAAATTGTTGTGGCTGTAGTAGGCGGCGGCGATGTCTTTGACATGATCCTCACGGGCCAGGATGGACTCGATTTGTTCGGGAATGCGCTGCAGCGCGCCGAGCAGTTCCTGGCCCTGCTGCACCGACAGGTGGCGCATGCGACCGAGCAGGTTGCCGATCAGCGCCAGAAGGGTCACCTGCGAGGTGAAGGCCTTGGTGGATGCGACCCCGATTTCGGGCCCGGCGTGGATGTAAACGCCGCCGTTGGACTCGCGGGCAATGGTCGATCCGACCACGTTGACGATTCCGAGGGAAGTGATGCCGTGTTTTTTGGACTCGCGCATCGCAGCGAGCGTGTCGGCGGTCTCCCCCGACTGGCTGATCGCGAAAAATACGCTGGAGTCGTCAAAAATCGGGGATCGATACCGGAATTCCGAGGCGTATTCCACCTCGACGGGTATTCGCGCGACCTCTTCGATGAGGTACTCGCCGATAAGTCCGGCGTGCCAGGAAGTCCCACAGGCGCTGATGATGATGCGTTTGATACGCCTGAGCTCGTCGTACTGGAGGTTCAGTCCGTTGAGGCGGGAAATTCCTTCCTCCATATTTATGCGGCCGCGCATGGCGTTGCGAAGAGTGGACGGCTGCTCGTGGATCTCCTTGAGCATGAAGTGGTCGTAGCCGCTTTTTTCGATCTCATCAAGCGTCCAGCTTATTTCCTGGATATGGGGCGTTATTTCGACATTTTGAATCGTGGTGATGGTGTAGTCGTCGGGCGTAATGGTGGCGATTTCACCGTCTTCCAGGTAGACCACCTGATTGGTGTGCTCGAGCATCGCGGACACATCGGACGCCACGAAATTCTCGTG
Proteins encoded:
- a CDS encoding acyl-CoA dehydrogenase family protein — translated: MDFSLTDNHLAVRDMARNVASKVVLPKIREYDRAHKPNPELLDAMASANLLGFCIPEQYGGLGMDYISLGLASEEMEYADTAARVVLSVHIGLYCLPVLTWASEEQKQKFLTPAARGEKIGCFGLTEPGAGSDVVGIQTTAVRDGDHYILNGEKMWISLATAADFFLTFAWTDLEKKRRRDHSGISAFILEKGMDGLTTSKIEGKLGVRSGDTGSYAMQDVRVPSANLVHKEGAGFKIAMFCLDQGRYTVAAGSCGLIRACRDACVGYAHQRKTFGVEIAEHQLVKQMIANMEAGYEYSTYLWMKAGWLKNQGKRSTKATSLAKWIACREAEEAAANAVQVFGAYGFSDEYPVERFYRNAKGASIYEGTREVHTLMQADYALGSRQDTELERDLPRVEQ
- a CDS encoding DoxX family protein; the protein is MKNLLFRTGLVSPAADWGLLLLRLGVGLLMIIGHGYGKVGRVLAGNMQFGDPLGLGPGTSLVLAAFAEFVCSLAVILGLMTRAAVIPLIVTMSTAALIVHADDPFGKQELPLLFLSAYVLLLLTGPGKLSLDAFIGRKLGVNTK
- the glmS gene encoding glutamine--fructose-6-phosphate transaminase (isomerizing); the protein is MCGIVGYVGPQQALPILMSGLKRLEYRGYDSAGVALATDTGLRITKQVGKIKMLERALEGQVINSCQGIAHTRWATHGEPNQVNAHPHYDAKAEIALVHNGIVENYRTLKEFLSQKGFVFRSDTDTEVLTHLIRFNYKGNLTDAVRDALSQVEGTYGIAVVSSLHPNEIVAARMGSPLVIGHGVHENFVASDVSAMLEHTNQVVYLEDGEIATITPDDYTITTIQNVEITPHIQEISWTLDEIEKSGYDHFMLKEIHEQPSTLRNAMRGRINMEEGISRLNGLNLQYDELRRIKRIIISACGTSWHAGLIGEYLIEEVARIPVEVEYASEFRYRSPIFDDSSVFFAISQSGETADTLAAMRESKKHGITSLGIVNVVGSTIARESNGGVYIHAGPEIGVASTKAFTSQVTLLALIGNLLGRMRHLSVQQGQELLGALQRIPEQIESILAREDHVKDIAAAYYSHNNFLYLGRGINFPVALEGALKLKEISYIHAEGYPAAEMKHGPIALIDENMPVVVIAMKDPVYDKVMSNIAEVRARNGRVIAIATEGDTEIAQRVNHVIYLPHTHRLLTPLLSVIPLQLLAYHIAVMRGCHVDQPRNLAKSVTVE